Proteins from a single region of Aureibacter tunicatorum:
- a CDS encoding endonuclease domain-containing protein, translating to MKNNIIPYRKELKHLARQLRKDSTLSKVILWQEIKNKQILGFEFHRQVSMLDYIVDFYSHELLLVIEIDGITHTYEYAKEKDAKRQKRIEEYGVRFLRFDDIDVKNHINQIVNDIQYWIENNRDRIF from the coding sequence TTGAAAAATAACATTATTCCGTATCGAAAAGAACTTAAACATCTAGCCAGGCAACTTCGTAAAGATAGCACACTTTCTAAGGTGATACTTTGGCAGGAAATCAAGAATAAGCAGATATTAGGTTTTGAGTTTCATAGACAAGTGTCCATGTTGGATTACATTGTAGATTTTTATTCACATGAACTTTTGTTAGTCATTGAAATCGATGGAATCACGCATACGTATGAATATGCCAAAGAAAAAGACGCTAAAAGGCAAAAACGAATAGAAGAATATGGAGTGCGATTTCTGAGATTTGATGATATTGATGTTAAAAATCATATAAATCAAATTGTTAATGATATTCAATATTGGATTGAAAATAATAGAGATAGGATTTTTTGA
- a CDS encoding YeiH family protein, with amino-acid sequence MFKIDKNIHTALFTAICILTLTGLVSSPIALLAGFAFTAFLGNPYQGFTKQYSQKLLKISIIGLGFGINLYDAIEIGKSGIVLTVLSIFSTLLIGFILSKIFKLEKATAYLVACGTAICGGSAIAAISPVIKAKEDQTSMALAVVFLLNALALLIFPVLGRFLDMSQETFGLWSAIAIHDTSSVVGASATFGEKALQIATTVKLTRALWIIPISLMSAFLFSDGKSKISIPYFIFGFIAAILLNSFIELPSALTYGVTAISKSMLTLALFFIGANLSIRSLKNVGGKVLLKAVLLWIFISVSSLIFILN; translated from the coding sequence ATGTTCAAAATCGACAAGAATATACATACAGCATTATTCACCGCTATTTGTATTTTAACATTAACAGGGCTTGTTTCTTCGCCCATAGCTTTATTAGCAGGATTTGCTTTTACCGCATTTTTAGGAAATCCATACCAAGGATTCACCAAGCAATACAGTCAAAAACTCTTGAAAATTTCAATCATAGGATTGGGCTTTGGCATCAATCTTTACGACGCTATAGAAATTGGGAAATCAGGCATCGTATTAACGGTTTTATCAATTTTCAGCACCTTATTGATTGGTTTTATTCTTTCTAAAATTTTCAAGCTTGAAAAAGCAACCGCATACTTGGTGGCTTGCGGAACAGCGATATGCGGAGGAAGCGCGATAGCAGCGATATCGCCTGTTATCAAAGCAAAAGAAGACCAAACTTCCATGGCTTTGGCCGTCGTTTTTCTACTTAACGCTCTGGCCCTGCTTATCTTCCCTGTGCTTGGAAGATTCTTGGACATGAGCCAGGAAACATTCGGTCTTTGGTCGGCTATAGCCATTCACGACACCAGCTCTGTTGTGGGCGCATCCGCTACATTTGGTGAAAAAGCATTGCAAATCGCAACAACGGTCAAGCTTACAAGAGCTCTTTGGATCATACCAATCAGCTTGATGAGCGCGTTTTTGTTCTCTGACGGAAAATCCAAAATAAGCATTCCTTATTTTATATTCGGATTTATAGCCGCCATACTACTCAATTCGTTTATAGAATTGCCTAGCGCATTGACTTATGGCGTTACCGCAATCTCCAAATCCATGCTAACCTTGGCTTTGTTTTTCATTGGCGCCAATTTATCCATCAGATCTTTGAAAAACGTTGGTGGAAAAGTACTGCTCAAAGCCGTATTGCTTTGGATCTTCATCTCAGTATCTTCCTTGATATTCATACTTAACTAA
- a CDS encoding NAD-dependent epimerase/dehydratase family protein: MSKEISLVTGGNGHLGNNLIRLLLADHQKVRTTIRNINYKESFKGLDCELVEADITERGSLRKAFEGVANVYAVAASFRMWAPNPKVDIYETNMQGTQNVFDMAKECGVKNIVYVSSVASLDFTKLPAHVDNGYNKDRRNWYYNSKNDADKLALELGKKYGIRTIIILPSAMIGAEAHRLSYSNKIVWQILNGEIPVDTNISVNWIDVKDVAFGAYKAMEKGRNGQRYILANSRHTTIQESVKIASRLYPDLNLKMPVKLPKLLLYFVAALMEFASRITKSEPLLQRHYLDMFYGLKQDYDIVKSKLELDFNPKSSKAALEEALRYLRYDWKGSEKMD; encoded by the coding sequence ATGAGCAAAGAAATTTCATTAGTAACAGGAGGCAATGGACACTTGGGCAATAATTTAATCAGACTATTGCTTGCTGACCATCAAAAAGTTAGAACGACCATAAGAAACATTAATTATAAGGAATCATTTAAAGGTTTGGATTGCGAGCTTGTGGAGGCGGATATTACAGAAAGGGGTTCCTTAAGAAAAGCCTTTGAGGGTGTGGCGAATGTATATGCTGTAGCCGCAAGCTTTAGAATGTGGGCGCCAAATCCCAAAGTCGATATTTATGAAACCAATATGCAAGGAACGCAAAATGTGTTTGATATGGCGAAAGAATGCGGTGTGAAGAATATCGTTTATGTTAGTTCTGTAGCGAGTTTGGATTTCACTAAACTGCCAGCGCATGTGGACAATGGATATAACAAGGATCGACGAAATTGGTACTACAATTCAAAAAATGACGCTGATAAGTTAGCTTTGGAGCTAGGAAAAAAATATGGCATACGAACGATAATTATTTTGCCATCAGCCATGATAGGGGCTGAAGCTCATAGGCTAAGTTATTCCAACAAGATAGTTTGGCAAATACTCAATGGAGAAATACCTGTGGACACAAATATCAGTGTCAATTGGATTGATGTCAAAGACGTTGCTTTTGGTGCTTACAAAGCGATGGAAAAAGGCAGAAACGGACAAAGGTATATTTTGGCTAACTCTAGACATACTACTATACAAGAAAGCGTCAAGATCGCTTCTCGTTTATATCCGGATTTGAATTTAAAAATGCCTGTGAAGCTTCCAAAGTTATTATTGTATTTCGTTGCTGCTTTGATGGAGTTTGCAAGTCGGATCACAAAGAGTGAGCCGTTGCTTCAGAGGCATTATTTGGATATGTTTTATGGCTTGAAGCAAGATTATGACATTGTCAAGTCAAAGCTAGAACTTGACTTCAATCCCAAGTCTTCCAAAGCAGCTCTTGAAGAGGCTCTGCGATATTTGAGGTATGATTGGAAAGGTTCTGAGAAAATGGACTAG
- a CDS encoding GNAT family N-acetyltransferase codes for MKPIIRKAAKSDKSSIFELANQLHERVTVDEKVFDMHFESIIADEKHILMVAERDDEVVGYFSANMHYAIYANGKVMYLDEIVVMDSARGQKIGNLLMEELETFAIEQNCILISLATAGASDFYNKLGFQTKAGYYKKYLN; via the coding sequence ATGAAACCTATCATAAGAAAAGCTGCCAAATCGGATAAGTCGTCTATTTTTGAGCTGGCGAATCAACTTCACGAGAGAGTAACTGTTGATGAGAAAGTGTTTGATATGCATTTTGAGTCTATAATCGCGGATGAAAAACACATACTAATGGTTGCTGAGCGAGATGATGAAGTCGTGGGCTATTTTAGCGCTAATATGCACTATGCGATTTACGCAAATGGCAAAGTGATGTACTTGGATGAGATTGTCGTAATGGATTCGGCAAGAGGCCAAAAGATCGGTAATTTGTTAATGGAGGAATTGGAAACTTTTGCCATCGAACAAAATTGTATCTTGATCTCACTTGCGACAGCGGGAGCAAGCGACTTTTACAATAAACTCGGGTTTCAAACAAAAGCCGGATATTATAAAAAGTATTTGAATTAG
- a CDS encoding Crp/Fnr family transcriptional regulator: MNSLLNYLHNQMPLERKDFELINRYFVYEEIPAQSILLNAGDVERHAYFLISGVVKGYQNIDGKLVVQHLVSDNDFFTSLDSFILEMPSNDTFETVTTCAIMKISKGNYNLLQEQSAYWNKFVKELTNNHLRCKLERVKDFQTLTAKERYLKFIDQHPNLAMNVSVDNIASFLGMEPQSLSRIRRQVAF, encoded by the coding sequence ATGAATAGTTTACTTAACTACCTTCATAACCAAATGCCATTGGAGCGAAAGGATTTTGAGTTAATCAATAGATATTTTGTATATGAAGAAATCCCCGCGCAAAGCATTTTATTGAATGCCGGAGATGTGGAAAGGCATGCGTATTTTTTAATCAGCGGAGTTGTGAAAGGTTATCAAAATATTGATGGAAAATTAGTCGTTCAACATTTGGTGAGCGACAATGATTTTTTCACTTCCTTGGATAGTTTTATATTAGAAATGCCGTCAAACGATACCTTTGAAACGGTTACTACTTGCGCTATTATGAAGATATCGAAAGGGAACTACAACCTATTACAGGAACAGTCGGCATATTGGAATAAGTTTGTAAAAGAACTTACTAATAACCACTTGAGATGCAAGTTGGAAAGGGTTAAGGATTTTCAGACGCTGACAGCGAAAGAACGCTATCTCAAATTCATAGATCAACACCCTAATTTGGCGATGAATGTGTCGGTGGATAATATTGCGTCATTTTTGGGCATGGAGCCTCAATCATTGAGTCGAATTAGAAGGCAAGTTGCTTTCTAA
- a CDS encoding L-2-amino-thiazoline-4-carboxylic acid hydrolase, translating to MQRFHEAQKMVPNRTDMPPMFQANILKGIYHVMSEEVGSKEAKELLMEAFLWDSIFKRPVWKPELFDLKSKESEKHYKKIFNGLVPFICLFNRFKENYGEERAQYLTALVAVPSAVPYLAGTFKHIENFSDIDQFRQELANYLGDGKGFTWTEEVSDDKTEVRYHFTQCVYIEVLRAYGLTSAAMMSCYCDHIIFDNAMPEIYFKRDHCKGAGDSYCDHCFKIKTEEDKSRMDERYGDTKHADFDAMKVINHWRKNYQDNGGKFKW from the coding sequence ATGCAACGATTTCATGAAGCTCAAAAAATGGTGCCTAACAGGACTGATATGCCCCCTATGTTTCAAGCGAATATTTTAAAGGGCATCTACCATGTCATGTCCGAAGAAGTGGGGAGTAAAGAAGCAAAGGAACTTTTGATGGAAGCTTTTTTGTGGGATTCTATTTTCAAAAGACCTGTATGGAAGCCTGAGTTATTCGACTTGAAGAGCAAAGAATCTGAAAAGCATTATAAAAAAATATTCAATGGCTTGGTCCCGTTTATTTGTTTATTCAACAGGTTCAAGGAAAATTATGGAGAAGAGAGGGCGCAGTATTTGACGGCTTTGGTGGCAGTCCCTTCAGCGGTTCCTTACCTTGCAGGGACGTTCAAGCATATCGAGAACTTCTCAGATATAGATCAATTCAGGCAGGAGCTTGCGAATTATTTAGGAGATGGCAAAGGTTTTACATGGACGGAAGAGGTTTCGGATGACAAGACTGAGGTGAGATATCATTTTACCCAATGCGTATATATTGAAGTTTTGAGAGCTTATGGCTTGACTTCAGCGGCAATGATGAGTTGTTATTGCGACCATATCATTTTTGACAATGCCATGCCCGAGATATATTTTAAAAGGGATCATTGCAAAGGAGCCGGGGATAGTTATTGCGACCATTGCTTTAAGATCAAAACCGAAGAGGATAAAAGCAGAATGGATGAAAGGTATGGGGATACTAAGCATGCCGATTTTGACGCCATGAAAGTTATAAATCACTGGAGAAAAAACTATCAGGACAATGGCGGCAAATTCAAATGGTAG